One Paraburkholderia sp. HP33-1 genomic region harbors:
- a CDS encoding MFS transporter, with the protein MNTQHEAGNTRRLVLHDLINERRLSRFQVVTFLLCFAILVLDGYDTVVVGYIAPALKAHFGAAPAQLAPMFGAGLFGLTLGSFIFGPVADRFGRKPTLIASITVFALFSLLSAKADSIGMLIALRFLTGLGLGGAMPNAYTLAAEYCPDRLRSTLVAPIGCGIAAGGALGGLFAPRMIGAFGWESMLVLGGVLPLLLVVVLARWLPESVRYLVARGGKQEQARAILKRIAPDADLENVTITLEERRVQGLPIKQLLGRGIGGGTLLLWTTAFMALLVIYFLGNWLPILIQQSGVSFHNASLMTALYLTGNSLGAILLGVLMDRMNPQYVLCGAFVCASISLASFGHLSGMPGLALLALFVTGVGTGGTMTGTNILSAGYYATASRATGVAWTLGMGRVGSIVGSMIGGAMLAAHWEAKMIFGAVAVPVVIAATSVFALAIYRSRHPARATDSAPVQIGSAAH; encoded by the coding sequence ATGAATACGCAACACGAGGCGGGCAATACCCGCAGGCTGGTCTTACATGACCTGATCAATGAACGGCGGTTATCGCGGTTTCAGGTGGTCACGTTCCTGCTTTGCTTTGCGATTCTGGTACTGGATGGCTACGACACGGTGGTGGTCGGTTACATCGCGCCCGCGTTGAAGGCTCACTTTGGCGCGGCTCCCGCGCAGCTCGCACCGATGTTCGGCGCGGGTCTGTTCGGCCTCACGCTCGGCTCTTTCATCTTCGGTCCGGTCGCGGATCGCTTCGGACGCAAGCCGACGCTCATCGCATCGATCACGGTGTTCGCGCTGTTCAGCCTGCTGTCCGCGAAGGCCGACTCGATCGGCATGCTGATCGCGCTGCGCTTCCTGACTGGCCTCGGGCTTGGCGGCGCGATGCCGAATGCGTATACGCTCGCGGCCGAATATTGCCCTGACCGTCTGCGCTCGACGCTGGTTGCGCCGATCGGCTGCGGTATCGCGGCGGGCGGCGCGCTGGGCGGGCTGTTCGCGCCGCGCATGATCGGCGCGTTCGGGTGGGAGTCGATGCTCGTGCTCGGCGGCGTGCTTCCGCTCCTGCTTGTCGTGGTGCTCGCGCGCTGGCTGCCCGAATCCGTGCGCTACCTGGTCGCTCGCGGCGGCAAGCAGGAGCAGGCCCGCGCGATTCTGAAAAGGATCGCGCCCGACGCCGATCTCGAGAACGTCACCATCACGCTTGAAGAGCGACGGGTGCAAGGCTTGCCGATCAAGCAATTACTCGGTCGCGGTATCGGCGGCGGCACGCTGCTGCTCTGGACCACCGCGTTCATGGCGCTGCTAGTCATCTATTTCCTCGGCAACTGGCTGCCGATCCTGATCCAGCAAAGCGGCGTGTCGTTCCATAACGCTTCGTTGATGACGGCGCTCTATCTGACCGGCAACAGCCTTGGCGCCATTCTGCTCGGCGTGCTGATGGATCGGATGAACCCGCAATATGTGCTGTGCGGCGCGTTCGTCTGTGCATCGATCAGTCTCGCATCGTTCGGCCATCTCTCCGGCATGCCCGGCCTTGCTTTGCTGGCGCTCTTCGTGACCGGGGTCGGCACCGGCGGCACGATGACCGGCACCAACATTCTGTCGGCGGGCTATTACGCGACCGCGAGCCGCGCGACAGGTGTGGCGTGGACGCTGGGCATGGGACGCGTCGGCTCGATTGTCGGCTCGATGATCGGCGGTGCGATGCTGGCCGCGCACTGGGAAGCAAAGATGATTTTCGGCGCTGTGGCGGTGCCGGTGGTTATCGCGGCGACCAGCGTTTTTGCGCTGGCCATCTACCGCTCGCGTCATCCCGCGAGGGCCACCGACTCCGCTCCCGTCCAGATCGGATCGGCCGCTCATTGA
- a CDS encoding ABC transporter substrate-binding protein: MTTPSRVPAFSRRAVLKATAATAALQLAAPFIIKARGEAPLRIGMVDPMTGVYAAVAQNEVTGARLAVQQINAQGGILGRPVELMVEDSANDVGTGVQKARKLIERDQVTFLIGDVNSGIAQAISQVSNEKKVLHIVSGGHTDTITGVDCKWNVYRVCNTTSMEANAVANLLFTKYGKKWHFITPDYAFGHTLQKAAAADLQKLGGTMTGNELTPLGTTDFSAYLIKARAANPDVLLVLPQGSDMVNCLKQIAQFGIGKDIHVAGLQQELESLEAMPPEARVGIWMFEWYWKQPGVPGVEKFVSDIRKVNGGKVPTARHWFGYTSVHTLAAIANKEKTLDARKLAEALGGFELADDVKLQPNKCYYRKGDHQLMTSSFVGEALSQPAGDPEDLFRVERVVAGDKTAPPESETGCKLQWPS; the protein is encoded by the coding sequence ATGACAACACCAAGTCGTGTCCCCGCTTTCAGTCGGCGCGCCGTACTCAAGGCGACTGCTGCAACAGCCGCACTGCAGTTGGCGGCGCCCTTCATCATCAAGGCACGCGGCGAGGCTCCGTTGCGAATCGGCATGGTCGATCCGATGACGGGCGTTTATGCTGCGGTAGCACAGAATGAAGTGACGGGCGCGAGGCTTGCCGTTCAGCAGATCAATGCCCAGGGCGGCATTCTGGGACGGCCCGTGGAGCTCATGGTTGAAGACTCGGCAAACGACGTCGGCACCGGCGTGCAGAAGGCGCGCAAGCTGATCGAACGTGATCAGGTCACGTTCCTCATCGGCGACGTGAACTCCGGTATCGCCCAGGCCATTTCCCAGGTCAGCAATGAGAAGAAGGTGCTGCATATCGTTTCGGGCGGCCACACCGATACGATCACGGGCGTCGACTGCAAGTGGAACGTCTATCGCGTCTGCAACACGACCAGCATGGAGGCGAACGCCGTCGCGAACCTGCTGTTCACCAAGTACGGCAAGAAGTGGCATTTCATCACACCGGACTACGCGTTTGGCCACACGCTGCAGAAAGCCGCGGCCGCGGATCTGCAGAAGCTCGGTGGCACGATGACCGGCAACGAGCTCACCCCGCTCGGCACGACTGACTTCTCCGCCTATCTGATCAAGGCGCGCGCGGCGAATCCCGACGTCCTGCTCGTACTCCCGCAAGGCTCCGACATGGTCAACTGCCTGAAGCAGATTGCCCAGTTCGGGATCGGCAAGGATATTCACGTCGCCGGGCTGCAGCAGGAACTCGAATCGCTCGAGGCGATGCCGCCGGAGGCGCGTGTCGGCATCTGGATGTTCGAGTGGTACTGGAAGCAGCCGGGTGTGCCGGGAGTCGAGAAGTTCGTGAGCGACATCCGCAAGGTGAACGGCGGCAAGGTTCCCACCGCGCGTCACTGGTTCGGCTATACATCGGTGCATACTCTTGCCGCCATCGCCAACAAGGAAAAGACGCTCGACGCCAGAAAGCTCGCCGAAGCGCTAGGCGGCTTCGAATTGGCAGACGACGTCAAGTTGCAGCCGAACAAGTGCTACTACCGCAAGGGGGATCACCAGCTGATGACGTCGTCGTTCGTGGGCGAAGCGCTATCCCAGCCGGCCGGCGACCCGGAAGACCTGTTCCGCGTAGAACGCGTGGTTGCGGGTGACAAGACCGCACCTCCCGAGAGTGAAACCGGCTGCAAGCTGCAGTGGCCCTCCTGA
- a CDS encoding spermidine synthase: MAEDRTSYDAFVKFLSTPISDGQPVVLETQHAVSLHFDHFATQSFMSLRNPERLTLGYTRAMMGFLLLHPAPRQICMIGLGGGSLAKYCYRHLPEVAIEAVEISPEVIALRDVFRIPADDARFKVVCADGADYVTQDDIRTDVILLDAFVSEGMASRCADIAFFSACRERLTEAGVLVINFTDDDPALPQHLERLKSVFGASYTIVRCGDDSNFVAFAWKSAHRLPSRRVLSERALSFAFSGELKLSATARHLKEGERLDPKRLIWHAQGQAHWEIGD, translated from the coding sequence ATGGCTGAGGATCGAACATCTTACGACGCGTTCGTCAAATTCCTGTCGACGCCAATCAGTGACGGGCAACCAGTTGTGCTGGAGACGCAGCACGCAGTGTCATTGCACTTCGATCACTTCGCCACTCAGAGCTTCATGTCGCTCAGGAATCCCGAGAGGCTCACGCTCGGCTATACACGCGCGATGATGGGGTTTTTGCTGCTGCATCCGGCACCCAGGCAAATCTGCATGATCGGGCTGGGCGGGGGATCGCTGGCGAAGTATTGCTATCGGCATCTGCCCGAGGTCGCGATCGAAGCAGTCGAGATCAGCCCCGAGGTGATTGCGCTGCGTGATGTGTTCAGGATTCCGGCGGACGACGCGCGGTTCAAGGTGGTGTGCGCCGACGGCGCGGACTACGTGACGCAGGACGACATCCGGACCGATGTCATCCTGCTTGACGCCTTTGTTTCGGAAGGGATGGCGAGCCGATGTGCGGACATCGCATTTTTCTCCGCCTGTCGCGAGCGCTTGACCGAGGCGGGCGTCCTCGTGATCAACTTCACGGACGATGATCCGGCGCTACCGCAGCACCTCGAGCGGCTGAAATCCGTATTCGGCGCTTCGTATACGATCGTTCGGTGCGGCGACGACAGCAACTTCGTCGCGTTCGCCTGGAAAAGCGCGCATCGTTTGCCATCCAGACGAGTCCTGTCCGAGCGCGCCCTCTCGTTTGCCTTTTCCGGCGAACTCAAGCTGTCCGCCACTGCCCGGCACCTGAAAGAAGGAGAGCGCCTCGATCCGAAGCGGCTGATCTGGCATGCGCAAGGGCAAGCGCACTGGGAAATCGGCGATTGA
- a CDS encoding ABC transporter substrate-binding protein, whose amino-acid sequence MKLPLTVACWDYDRTRALFDGRIGIEGCDPNYLPLPVEETFFRALRSSEFDVAELSLSSYTMLRSRGKSPYTAIPVFLSRMFRHSAIYVRRDRGITAPRDLIGKTLGVPEFQLTAPVWVRGILEDEYGVRSSDIHWRTGGVEEPGRHEKVAMQNNAGIDIQPIPSDATLNQWLVEGRIDGIVAPRAPSAFINGHPDIVRLFPDFRATEKFYYAKTGIFPIMHVVGIHNELVERHPWLAASVFKAFTLAKNHAQRELSELAALKTTLPWLASEYEETVAVLGKDFWRYGVPGNEAVLNAFLRYHHTQGLSERLMTIDELFAPSTTAQFVI is encoded by the coding sequence ATGAAGCTGCCTCTCACCGTCGCGTGCTGGGACTACGACCGCACACGCGCACTCTTCGATGGCCGCATCGGGATCGAAGGCTGCGACCCGAACTATCTGCCGCTTCCTGTCGAGGAGACCTTCTTTCGCGCATTGCGATCGTCCGAATTCGATGTCGCAGAGCTATCGCTGAGCAGCTACACGATGTTGCGCTCGCGCGGGAAGTCGCCCTATACGGCGATTCCGGTGTTCCTGTCGCGGATGTTCCGTCATTCCGCGATCTACGTGCGGCGCGATCGCGGCATCACTGCGCCGCGCGACCTCATCGGTAAAACCCTTGGCGTGCCCGAGTTTCAGCTGACCGCGCCGGTGTGGGTGCGCGGCATTCTGGAGGACGAGTACGGCGTGCGATCGTCGGATATCCATTGGCGAACCGGCGGTGTCGAGGAGCCTGGACGTCACGAAAAGGTGGCGATGCAAAACAATGCAGGGATCGACATCCAGCCGATTCCGTCGGACGCCACGCTCAACCAGTGGCTCGTCGAAGGACGGATCGACGGCATCGTGGCGCCGCGCGCGCCGAGTGCGTTCATCAACGGCCACCCCGATATCGTGCGTCTGTTTCCCGACTTCCGCGCAACCGAGAAGTTCTATTACGCAAAAACGGGCATCTTTCCGATCATGCACGTCGTCGGCATTCACAATGAACTGGTCGAGCGTCATCCCTGGTTGGCCGCGAGCGTCTTCAAAGCGTTTACTCTGGCCAAGAACCACGCGCAGCGGGAACTGAGCGAACTCGCCGCGTTGAAGACGACGCTGCCCTGGCTTGCGAGTGAATACGAAGAGACCGTCGCCGTGCTTGGCAAAGACTTCTGGCGCTACGGTGTACCCGGCAATGAAGCCGTACTCAACGCATTCTTGCGCTATCACCATACGCAAGGACTGTCTGAACGGCTAATGACCATCGACGAACTGTTTGCGCCTTCCACGACAGCGCAGTTCGTGATTTGA
- a CDS encoding zinc ribbon domain-containing protein YjdM: MNAAPSCPQCAMENTYPDGTLYVCADCGHEWPANAGADAGDEPAGNVVKDANGNVLSDGDSVVLIKDLRVKGSSITLKMGTKVKSIRIVGGDHEIDCKTDAGSFMLKACFLKKV, from the coding sequence ATGAACGCTGCCCCTTCATGCCCGCAATGCGCAATGGAAAACACCTACCCGGACGGCACGCTGTATGTGTGCGCGGACTGCGGTCACGAATGGCCGGCGAACGCTGGCGCCGACGCGGGCGATGAACCCGCGGGTAACGTCGTCAAGGATGCCAACGGCAACGTGCTGTCGGACGGTGATTCGGTCGTGCTGATCAAGGATTTGCGCGTCAAGGGCTCGTCGATCACGCTGAAGATGGGCACCAAGGTGAAGAGCATCCGGATCGTCGGTGGCGATCACGAAATCGACTGCAAGACGGACGCCGGCAGCTTCATGCTCAAGGCCTGTTTCCTGAAGAAGGTCTGA
- a CDS encoding ABC transporter ATP-binding protein: MNTALTAEELHTYYGKSHILHGVSLAVEEGRITALLGRNGAGKTTTLRTLMGLTPARRGRVTIFGADTTRWPTFRIAASGVGYVPEGRRIFANLSVEENLRVPLVRSGPWTIARIYELFPRLAERKESRGRQLSGGEQEMLSIARALLLNPRLLILDEPSQGLAPLIVREVFRVVSQMRDEGISVLLVEQNAHMGLEIADHAYVLDDGGIVYAGRSRDLAADESRVRALTGASAED; the protein is encoded by the coding sequence ATGAACACAGCACTTACCGCCGAGGAACTGCATACCTATTACGGCAAGAGCCACATCCTGCACGGTGTGAGCCTTGCGGTCGAGGAAGGCCGGATCACGGCATTGCTTGGCCGCAACGGCGCGGGCAAGACCACGACGCTGCGCACGCTGATGGGTCTGACACCCGCACGCCGGGGGCGCGTGACGATCTTCGGCGCGGATACGACACGCTGGCCGACCTTCCGGATCGCCGCGAGCGGCGTGGGCTACGTCCCCGAAGGACGAAGAATTTTCGCCAATCTCAGTGTCGAAGAAAATCTGCGTGTGCCGCTTGTGCGCAGCGGGCCCTGGACGATCGCGCGAATCTACGAGCTGTTTCCACGGCTTGCCGAGCGCAAGGAAAGCCGCGGACGTCAGCTTTCCGGCGGCGAACAGGAGATGCTGTCGATTGCCCGCGCGCTGCTGCTCAATCCCCGGCTGCTGATTCTCGATGAACCCTCTCAGGGCCTGGCTCCTCTGATCGTGCGCGAGGTGTTTCGCGTCGTGTCGCAGATGCGCGACGAAGGGATTTCCGTCCTGCTTGTCGAGCAGAACGCGCACATGGGGCTCGAGATTGCCGATCATGCCTATGTGCTCGACGATGGCGGCATCGTCTATGCCGGCCGTTCACGCGACCTCGCCGCCGATGAAAGCCGTGTTCGCGCGCTGACCGGTGCAAGTGCGGAGGATTGA
- a CDS encoding IclR family transcriptional regulator — MVNQRARTQPEVETVDESQGKNSSLERMLSLLDQFTGSSPVWSADELADALGFTRSAVYRYIRELSASGLLAPVATGRYSLGPRIIQLNRQLEESDPMLVAMQTVEADLPPFAAAQKWHLCRLFRDRVVAIGEYGHLDKDVSYRRGCPTPLLRGATSTAVLAWLSDRQLMRLYLENQEEARTPTLGASWPEYRKALAGIRKQGYALALAELDEGVFAIAAPVFAADGKVTGSISVVRSLDDYSAQRVQQEGAMVADIGRRISETIQQMAVAQHKTATTKTSRKRHKETR; from the coding sequence ATGGTGAATCAGCGCGCGCGGACCCAGCCCGAAGTCGAAACAGTCGACGAATCCCAGGGGAAGAACTCGAGCCTGGAACGCATGCTGTCGTTACTCGATCAGTTCACCGGGAGCAGCCCGGTGTGGTCCGCGGATGAACTCGCCGACGCGCTCGGTTTCACGCGCTCGGCCGTCTATCGCTACATCCGTGAGCTTTCCGCGTCAGGGCTGCTGGCACCGGTCGCGACCGGGCGTTACAGCCTGGGGCCGCGCATCATCCAGCTCAATCGGCAGTTGGAGGAGTCGGACCCGATGCTGGTCGCGATGCAAACCGTCGAAGCCGATCTGCCGCCCTTCGCCGCCGCGCAAAAGTGGCACCTGTGCCGGCTTTTCCGCGACCGTGTCGTCGCAATCGGCGAATACGGTCATCTCGACAAGGATGTGAGCTATCGACGCGGATGCCCGACGCCGCTCCTGCGCGGCGCGACATCGACAGCCGTGCTCGCTTGGCTGTCCGACCGGCAATTGATGCGCCTCTACCTAGAGAACCAGGAAGAGGCGCGAACCCCGACGCTCGGCGCGAGCTGGCCGGAATATCGAAAGGCGCTCGCCGGCATTCGCAAACAGGGCTATGCACTCGCGCTCGCCGAGTTGGACGAGGGCGTGTTCGCGATCGCCGCACCGGTCTTCGCAGCAGACGGCAAGGTGACCGGGAGCATCAGCGTGGTGCGCTCGCTCGACGATTACAGCGCGCAGCGTGTGCAGCAGGAAGGCGCGATGGTCGCCGATATCGGACGCCGCATTTCGGAGACCATCCAGCAGATGGCTGTCGCGCAACACAAGACTGCAACAACTAAAACGAGCCGCAAACGGCACAAGGAGACAAGATGA
- a CDS encoding branched-chain amino acid ABC transporter permease has translation MTQLLLFNVTNGLIIGAFYVLMALGLSLILNLSNVINFAHGGFLVAGGYVAYTITPYVGFWGALLIAPPCIALIGLAIERLLIRRVYGRDPLYSLLLTFGLAFIFEDGTRFIWGAQGKPVTIPSVLSQPLSNTLFFITGYRLFMVATVAVTVALLFVLLRYSRLGIRIRAGTLDLETVAALGINVGRLRSFNFAVGAFLAGLSGVLAAGQLGLEPTMGTGLLMPSFIAIIVGGVGSLTGTLLGGLLIGVASGITAVFLPAASEAIIYVMMAVVLLLRPRGLLGEEGMLT, from the coding sequence ATGACTCAACTGCTGCTGTTCAACGTCACCAACGGGCTGATCATCGGCGCGTTTTACGTGCTGATGGCTCTCGGCTTATCGCTCATTCTCAACCTGAGCAATGTCATCAACTTCGCTCACGGCGGATTCCTCGTCGCCGGCGGCTACGTTGCCTATACGATCACGCCCTACGTAGGCTTCTGGGGCGCGCTGCTGATCGCGCCGCCGTGCATCGCGCTGATCGGTTTGGCCATCGAACGGCTGCTGATCCGGCGAGTCTACGGGCGTGACCCGCTCTACAGCCTGCTCCTGACGTTCGGTCTTGCCTTCATCTTCGAGGACGGCACCCGTTTCATCTGGGGCGCGCAAGGCAAACCGGTGACCATTCCGTCCGTGCTGTCCCAGCCCTTGAGCAACACGCTTTTCTTCATCACCGGCTATCGCCTCTTCATGGTCGCCACGGTGGCGGTGACAGTGGCGCTGCTCTTCGTCCTGCTACGCTATAGCCGGCTCGGCATCCGTATCCGCGCCGGTACCCTCGACCTCGAAACCGTGGCAGCGCTCGGCATCAACGTGGGCAGGCTGCGCTCGTTCAATTTCGCCGTCGGCGCCTTTCTCGCCGGTCTGAGCGGAGTGCTCGCCGCCGGCCAGCTTGGCCTGGAGCCGACGATGGGAACGGGGCTCCTGATGCCAAGCTTCATTGCAATCATCGTCGGCGGAGTTGGCAGCCTCACCGGCACGCTGCTCGGCGGCTTGCTGATCGGCGTCGCCTCCGGCATCACGGCCGTGTTTCTGCCCGCGGCAAGCGAAGCGATCATCTACGTGATGATGGCCGTCGTGCTGCTGTTGCGCCCACGCGGCCTGCTCGGCGAGGAGGGCATGCTGACATGA
- a CDS encoding branched-chain amino acid ABC transporter permease, producing the protein MSEARQTRHRKLLTLAAIWAVLLLAPYWMPPLGGYTALGTRVLVLGLAAMSVNFLLGFTGVLSFGHAAYFGLGAYGAGLALKFVAPSTLLALLCGTLLGGIAGALLGALCAKRRGVYFAMVTIAFGQVFYYIAFQWSSLTGGDDGLRGFSRVPLHLGITTIDILSNANAFYYFVLFCLALIVGLMGFILRSPFGRTMIAIRENERRARFLGIPVDRHIWIAFTLSCFFMGFAGALYALLNNFADPRGLHFSQSGDFVMMAVMGGMRSLWGPLLGAAVFVVLQDYLSSITVNWMSFVGMLFIAIVLFFPRGLLGFVRRRSDS; encoded by the coding sequence ATGAGCGAAGCGCGACAGACGAGGCACCGCAAACTGCTGACGCTCGCGGCGATCTGGGCCGTGCTGTTGCTCGCCCCGTACTGGATGCCGCCGCTCGGCGGCTACACCGCGCTTGGCACACGGGTGCTCGTGCTGGGTCTCGCCGCAATGTCGGTCAACTTTCTGCTCGGCTTTACCGGCGTGCTGTCCTTCGGTCATGCCGCGTATTTCGGGCTGGGTGCGTATGGCGCTGGCCTCGCGCTGAAATTCGTTGCGCCGAGCACGCTGCTCGCTCTTCTGTGCGGAACGCTGCTCGGTGGGATCGCCGGCGCGCTGCTCGGTGCGCTTTGCGCGAAGCGGCGCGGCGTCTATTTCGCGATGGTCACCATCGCCTTCGGACAGGTCTTCTACTACATCGCATTCCAATGGAGTTCGTTGACAGGCGGCGACGACGGTTTGCGCGGATTCTCGCGCGTTCCGCTTCACCTTGGCATCACCACCATCGACATCCTCTCGAATGCCAATGCCTTCTATTACTTCGTGCTGTTTTGCCTCGCGCTGATAGTGGGTCTGATGGGCTTCATCCTGCGCTCCCCGTTCGGGCGCACGATGATCGCAATCCGCGAAAATGAACGGCGCGCGCGCTTTCTCGGCATTCCCGTCGATCGCCATATCTGGATCGCTTTCACGCTCTCCTGCTTTTTCATGGGATTCGCCGGTGCGCTCTATGCTCTCCTGAACAATTTCGCCGATCCGCGCGGGCTGCATTTCAGCCAGTCTGGCGACTTCGTGATGATGGCGGTGATGGGCGGCATGCGCAGCCTGTGGGGGCCGCTTCTCGGCGCCGCGGTGTTCGTCGTGCTGCAGGACTATCTGTCGAGTATCACCGTCAACTGGATGTCGTTCGTCGGCATGCTGTTCATCGCGATCGTGCTGTTCTTCCCCCGCGGTCTGCTCGGCTTTGTCCGGCGCAGGAGCGATTCATGA
- a CDS encoding response regulator transcription factor produces MSDGHRIRMGPVRVAVIAASSQERASLQALVEANPALEFLGSAADAEKLVDCLAGSVPDVVVTDIAPEASDALKTLFELSHASPSLVLLSDDPDSDWILDALPADAAAILPRNAMPAEIVLSIEAVAAGLCVLSPDILARLLAGTGQSRQKASGEPFEALTSREIEVLAMLADGLGNKEIARQLDISDNTVKFHLSSIFGKLGATNRTEAVMLGMRHGFIMV; encoded by the coding sequence ATGTCGGATGGACACAGGATACGCATGGGGCCGGTGCGGGTCGCGGTGATTGCGGCATCGTCGCAAGAGCGCGCAAGCCTGCAAGCGCTTGTCGAGGCGAACCCGGCACTTGAGTTCCTGGGTAGCGCAGCCGACGCCGAAAAGCTGGTCGATTGCCTCGCCGGATCGGTGCCGGATGTCGTCGTCACCGACATCGCGCCGGAGGCGAGCGACGCGCTCAAGACGCTATTCGAACTCTCGCACGCGTCACCGTCGCTCGTCCTGTTGAGCGACGACCCGGACAGCGACTGGATCCTCGATGCGTTGCCCGCCGATGCGGCGGCTATCCTGCCGCGCAACGCGATGCCAGCCGAAATCGTCTTGTCCATCGAAGCAGTCGCCGCAGGCCTTTGCGTGCTGTCGCCCGACATCCTCGCGAGGCTGCTGGCCGGAACAGGACAGTCGCGTCAGAAGGCATCCGGCGAACCGTTCGAAGCCTTGACGTCACGAGAGATCGAAGTGCTGGCGATGCTCGCCGACGGACTCGGCAACAAGGAGATCGCGCGGCAACTCGACATCTCGGACAACACGGTGAAATTTCACCTCTCCTCGATCTTCGGCAAACTCGGCGCGACCAACCGCACCGAAGCGGTGATGCTCGGCATGCGGCACGGATTCATCATGGTGTAG
- a CDS encoding ribbon-helix-helix domain-containing protein has protein sequence METKTARLTVLIDPAKKEAFEMLCSAQDLTPSQVVRQLIREYLERHGVTYKTKSPLTKRVK, from the coding sequence ATGGAAACGAAAACCGCACGCCTGACCGTCCTGATCGACCCCGCCAAGAAAGAAGCATTTGAAATGCTCTGCTCGGCGCAGGATCTGACGCCATCACAAGTCGTACGGCAGCTGATCCGCGAATATCTCGAGCGTCACGGCGTGACCTACAAGACCAAGAGCCCGCTCACCAAACGGGTGAAGTGA
- a CDS encoding ABC transporter ATP-binding protein: protein MSVLEVRHVSKRFGSLAAVRDVSLTVDEGELRAVIGPNGAGKTTFFNLISGFFPPTTGSILFDGQDITAVPAHRRVASGIARTFQITEIFPELTVFENVRISAEVAAGLRLRSWVGRTEKIRVRERVEETLELTGLAAKSDRLTGELAHGDQRVAEIAMALALRPRLLLLDEPTAGMGGEETNEITQLIRRLRSGGQFTIVLIEHDMRVVFHLADRITVLDRGALLAEGAPAEIAANEVVQAAYLGDVT, encoded by the coding sequence ATGAGCGTTCTCGAAGTCAGGCACGTGAGCAAGCGCTTCGGCAGCCTCGCTGCGGTGCGCGACGTCTCGCTCACCGTCGACGAAGGCGAATTGCGCGCCGTCATCGGACCGAACGGCGCCGGCAAGACCACTTTCTTCAATCTCATCAGCGGCTTTTTCCCGCCGACCACGGGATCGATCCTGTTCGACGGACAGGACATCACGGCTGTCCCGGCGCATCGGCGCGTCGCGAGCGGCATCGCCCGCACGTTCCAGATTACCGAGATCTTTCCCGAACTCACGGTGTTCGAAAACGTGCGCATCAGCGCGGAGGTTGCGGCTGGACTCCGCTTGCGATCGTGGGTCGGCCGCACCGAAAAAATACGGGTGCGCGAGCGTGTCGAAGAAACACTGGAACTCACCGGACTAGCCGCAAAAAGCGACCGGCTGACCGGTGAACTCGCGCACGGCGACCAGCGCGTTGCGGAAATCGCCATGGCGCTGGCGCTGCGGCCCCGTCTGCTGTTGCTCGACGAACCCACCGCCGGCATGGGCGGCGAGGAGACCAACGAGATTACGCAGCTGATTCGCCGTCTGCGCAGCGGCGGCCAATTCACAATCGTGCTGATCGAGCACGACATGCGCGTGGTGTTCCATCTTGCCGACCGGATTACGGTGCTCGACCGGGGCGCGCTCCTCGCCGAGGGCGCGCCGGCGGAAATCGCGGCGAACGAGGTCGTGCAGGCGGCGTATCTGGGTGACGTGACATGA